The window AAAAACACAACGTGGGAAGAAGGGTGGACCTTTGTCGAAACCTTGATCGTCATTGCAATTGTCCTGATTTTGACAAGTTCGGTAGGATTTATGGCATTCAAATACATAGATAAAGCCAAGGTCGTAACGGCAAAAACTCAAATAGAAAACCTTTCCCTTGCCCTCAATTCCTATTTCTTCGATAACAAAGGGTTTCCAAGTCAGGATCAAGGCCTTGATGCCTTATGGAAGAAAACAAACATAGCGCCGGTGCCCGAAGAGTGGAATGGTCCATACCTCGAAAAAGAGGTTCCGCTCGACCCATGGGGCAATCCCTTCGAATACACGGTTCCCGGTCCCAATGGGCTGCCATTTGGAATTCGCTCCTTCGGGGCCGACGGCCTTGAGGGGGGAGAGGCCCTGGACAAGGACATCACCTCCTGGGGGAATTAATGTCCGCTGATCTTCTTTCGAGGGCCTTGTACGATGTCCGCTTTCTTCCGGTTCCCGACAAAAAAACCGGAGAGGGCATAGACACCTATATTGCTTCGCATATTCACGCTATCTATCCCGGTAACAACGGTGTATATGAGTATCGGTATCGAATACTCGGCGACAAGCTCATCATTATTGTCTTTCTTTCCAAAAAGACCGCCGATACATTCTCAGGCAAACCACCATATATTCCTGTTTTTACGTTGCCGGATATTTTAAAAAAGCATACCAGAATCACAAGCGTCAACCTTTACGCCGAAGGAACCATCGAACAAATAACGATAGAAGAGGGGCTTCCCGTACGGTCACAGATTGTGCAATCCGACGACGAACACTCACATTGGGTTTTCTTCACGCCTCCCGGCGATGAGGACCTCGCACTTCCCCCAAAAGAACGAATCATACCACAGCCCCGTCTTAGCATCCATCATCGATATCTCTCGCAAAAAGGAACAGGGCAGTTAAGCTTTACAACATGTTTCAGCTTATGCTTGCTGATTCTTCTCTTAATTGCGGGAATAACCACACGATATGCAACCCTTATCGGGGAAAAGCAAGACGCGGCGAAACGGATACAAAACGAAATCATGAGAGCCGATACCCGAAATAGCCTCCTTAGTTCAGAAATACAATCTCTGGAAGAATCTGCCGACGATATTGCCGCCTTGAACATTAACAGTCCCTATCGCATGATCGAAGCCCTCTATACAACCGCCGGCAGACACATGGAAATCGAAAGAATCACCATTCAACAAAGCAAATTTTCCATCGACTGTATCAGCGAGGACCCGATCCGGATATCGGATCTTCTTTCTAAAAATACATTATTCTCTCATGTCAGTATTCAGAGAATTCAGGAGTATGAAGGACGCTATAAATTCTCTCTTACAGGAAGATACGATGGATAAAGAACGTCGTCTCCTTCTTCGTTTACTTTTGCTAAGCTGTCTTCTTCCCATACTTCTGTTCATCCATGCCAATCTATCATCTATCAGAACGGGGCAGGCAATGCTCGCCCGCTACCGTGAGCAGGGAGCATCGAAAAGCGAAATAGAGCAGGCGACGGTGCAGCTTGAAGCGAAACAACGGGCGCTGCAAGAACGTTACCAAAAAGAATCCTCCAGGTTATTCGATAGCGATGAAATTACCTTTTACGAATTCTGTGATTTCATGATCGACAGCGCAAAGAATCGGGGTGTCACCATCAAGAATT is drawn from Sediminispirochaeta bajacaliforniensis DSM 16054 and contains these coding sequences:
- the gspG gene encoding type II secretion system major pseudopilin GspG, whose product is MKKKNTTWEEGWTFVETLIVIAIVLILTSSVGFMAFKYIDKAKVVTAKTQIENLSLALNSYFFDNKGFPSQDQGLDALWKKTNIAPVPEEWNGPYLEKEVPLDPWGNPFEYTVPGPNGLPFGIRSFGADGLEGGEALDKDITSWGN